From the Desulfovibrio sp. JY genome, one window contains:
- the murC gene encoding UDP-N-acetylmuramate--L-alanine ligase, with protein sequence MGTKVRKIHMIGIGGSGMSGIAEVLINLGYEVSGSDLAMGATVKRLAGLGANIAIGHGRENLGDADVVVKSTAVTNDNPEVVVARERGIPVIPRAEMLAELMRLRNGIAVAGTHGKTTTTSLLATIFTEAGYDPTVIIGGRLNAYGAGARLGQGEYLIAEADESDGSFLCLSPIASVVTNVDADHLDHYANLAAIDDAFVDFLNGIPFYGVNVVCLDDPGVARLLPRVNRPILTYGVTSPARLRGKILETGAASRFTVTLDGKELGEMRLAHPGRHNVLNALGAIGLSLEAGIELPVIAAALAKFGGVGRRFERKGERDGVVVVDDYGHHPAEIRATLATAKTVYPDRRLVVAFQPHRFSRTKALFGDFCTCFEAADELLLTEIYPASEAPIPGVSGESLAQGIRQVSKTNVSYYRDFPAMEEALPGIVRPGDLLLTLGAGSVWQVGVHYLEAGGGA encoded by the coding sequence ATGGGCACCAAGGTCCGCAAGATTCATATGATCGGTATCGGCGGTTCGGGCATGAGCGGCATCGCCGAAGTGCTCATCAACCTCGGCTACGAGGTCTCGGGCTCGGATCTGGCCATGGGCGCGACCGTCAAGCGCCTGGCCGGCCTCGGGGCCAACATCGCCATCGGCCATGGCCGGGAAAACCTCGGCGACGCCGACGTGGTGGTCAAATCCACGGCCGTGACCAATGACAACCCCGAGGTGGTCGTGGCCCGCGAACGCGGCATTCCGGTCATCCCCAGGGCCGAAATGCTGGCCGAGCTCATGCGGCTGCGAAACGGCATCGCCGTGGCCGGCACCCACGGCAAGACCACCACCACCTCGCTTCTGGCCACCATTTTCACCGAGGCCGGCTACGATCCGACCGTCATCATCGGCGGTCGCCTAAACGCCTACGGGGCCGGGGCGCGCCTGGGCCAGGGCGAGTACCTCATCGCCGAGGCCGACGAGTCCGACGGCTCGTTTCTGTGCCTGTCGCCCATCGCCTCGGTGGTGACCAACGTCGATGCCGACCACCTGGACCACTACGCCAACCTGGCCGCCATCGACGACGCCTTTGTGGATTTTCTAAACGGCATTCCCTTCTACGGGGTCAACGTGGTCTGCCTCGACGATCCGGGCGTGGCCCGGCTCCTGCCCCGGGTCAACCGTCCCATCCTCACCTACGGCGTCACCTCGCCGGCCCGGCTGCGGGGGAAGATCCTCGAAACCGGGGCGGCCAGCCGTTTCACCGTGACCCTGGACGGCAAGGAGCTCGGCGAAATGCGGTTGGCCCATCCCGGCCGCCACAATGTGCTCAATGCCTTGGGAGCCATCGGCCTGTCCCTGGAAGCCGGCATCGAGCTGCCGGTCATCGCCGCCGCCCTGGCCAAGTTCGGCGGGGTGGGGCGGCGCTTCGAACGCAAGGGCGAACGCGACGGCGTGGTGGTGGTGGACGACTACGGCCACCATCCGGCCGAGATCAGGGCCACCCTGGCCACGGCCAAGACTGTTTATCCGGACCGCCGGTTGGTGGTGGCCTTCCAACCCCACCGGTTTTCGCGCACCAAGGCGCTGTTCGGTGATTTCTGCACCTGCTTCGAGGCCGCCGACGAGCTGCTGTTGACCGAAATCTATCCGGCCTCCGAAGCGCCCATTCCGGGTGTGAGCGGCGAAAGCCTGGCCCAGGGCATCCGGCAGGTGAGCAAGACCAACGTGTCGTATTACCGCGATTTTCCAGCCATGGAAGAAGCCCTGCCCGGCATCGTGCGCCCCGGCGACCTGCTGCTGACGCTTGGGGCCGGCAGCGTGTGGCAGGTGGGCGTGCATTATCTGGAGGCGGGTGGTGGCGCTTGA